A DNA window from Streptococcus parapneumoniae contains the following coding sequences:
- the tkt gene encoding transketolase — protein sequence MSNLSVNAIRFLGIDAINKANSGHPGVVMGAAPMAYSLFTKQLRINPAQPNWINRDRFILSAGHGSMLLYALLHLSGFEDVSMDEIKSFRQWGSKTPGHPEFGHTAGIDATTGPLGQGISTATGFAQAERFLAAKYNREGYNIFDHYTYVICGDGDLMEGVSSEAASYAGLQKLDKLVVLYDSNDINLDGETKDSFTESVRDRYNAYGWHTVLVEDGTDLEAIHAAIETAKASGKPSLIEVKTVIGYGSPNKQGTNAVHGAPLGADETAATRQALGWDYEPFEIPEQVYADFKEHVADRGASAYQTWTKLVADYKEAHPELAAEVEAIIDGRDPVEVTPADFPALENGFSQATRNSSQDALNVVAAKLPTFLGGSADLAHSNMTYIKTDGLQDDAHRLNRNIQFGVREFAMGTILNGMALHGGLRVYGGTFFVFSDYVKAAVRLSALQGLPVTYVFTHDSIAVGEDGPTHEPVEHLAGLRAMPNLNVFRPADARETQAAWYLAVTSEKTPTALVLTRQNLTVEEGTDFDKVAKGAYVVYENAADFDTILIATGSEVNLAVSAAKELASQGAKVRVVSMPSTDVFDKQDAAYKEEILPNAVRRRVAVEMGATQNWYKYVGLDGAVLGIDTFGASAPAPKVLAEYGFTVENLVKVVQNLK from the coding sequence ATGTCAAATCTATCTGTTAATGCAATTCGTTTCCTAGGTATTGACGCTATCAACAAAGCCAACTCAGGTCACCCAGGTGTGGTTATGGGAGCGGCTCCGATGGCTTACAGCCTCTTTACAAAACAACTTCGTATCAATCCAGCTCAACCAAACTGGATTAACCGCGACCGCTTTATTCTTTCAGCAGGTCATGGTTCAATGCTCCTTTATGCCCTTCTTCACCTTTCTGGCTTTGAAGATGTTAGTATGGATGAGATCAAGAGCTTCCGTCAATGGGGTTCAAAAACACCAGGTCACCCAGAATTTGGTCATACAGCAGGAATTGATGCTACAACAGGTCCTTTAGGTCAAGGGATTTCAACTGCCACTGGTTTTGCCCAGGCAGAACGTTTCTTGGCAGCCAAATATAACCGCGAAGGCTACAATATCTTTGACCACTATACTTACGTTATCTGTGGAGACGGAGACTTGATGGAAGGTGTTTCAAGCGAGGCGGCTTCATACGCAGGTTTGCAAAAACTAGATAAGTTGGTTGTTCTTTATGATTCAAATGACATCAACTTGGATGGTGAGACAAAGGATTCCTTTACAGAAAGTGTTCGTGACCGTTACAATGCCTATGGTTGGCATACAGTCTTGGTTGAAGATGGAACAGACTTGGAAGCTATCCATGCTGCTATCGAAACAGCTAAAGCTTCAGGCAAACCATCTTTGATTGAAGTGAAGACTGTCATTGGATACGGTTCTCCAAACAAACAAGGAACTAATGCTGTACACGGTGCTCCTCTTGGAGCAGATGAAACTGCAGCAACTCGTCAAGCCCTTGGTTGGGACTACGAACCATTTGAAATCCCAGAACAAGTATATGCTGATTTTAAAGAACATGTTGCAGACCGTGGTGCATCAGCTTATCAAACTTGGACAAAGCTAGTTGCTGATTATAAAGAAGCTCACCCAGAATTGGCTGCAGAAGTAGAAGCCATCATTGACGGACGTGATCCAGTTGAAGTGACTCCAGCAGACTTCCCAGCTTTAGAAAATGGCTTCTCTCAAGCAACTCGTAATTCAAGCCAAGATGCCTTGAATGTTGTGGCGGCTAAGTTGCCAACCTTCTTAGGAGGTTCAGCTGACCTTGCTCACTCGAATATGACTTATATCAAGACTGACGGACTTCAAGACGATGCTCATCGCTTGAATCGTAACATTCAGTTTGGTGTTCGTGAATTTGCCATGGGAACAATCTTGAACGGGATGGCCCTTCACGGTGGACTTCGTGTATACGGTGGAACTTTCTTCGTCTTCTCTGACTATGTGAAGGCAGCTGTTCGCTTGTCAGCCTTACAAGGACTTCCTGTGACTTATGTCTTTACCCACGATTCAATCGCAGTTGGTGAAGACGGTCCAACGCACGAACCAGTTGAGCATTTAGCAGGTCTTCGTGCTATGCCAAATCTAAATGTTTTCCGTCCAGCAGATGCGCGTGAAACGCAAGCAGCTTGGTACCTTGCAGTGACAAGTGAGAAAACACCAACTGCCCTTGTCTTGACCCGTCAAAATTTGACTGTTGAAGAGGGAACAGACTTCGACAAGGTTGCAAAAGGTGCCTATGTTGTCTATGAAAATGCAGCAGACTTTGATACAATCTTGATTGCGACAGGTTCAGAGGTTAATCTTGCTGTCTCAGCTGCCAAAGAATTGGCTAGTCAAGGAGCAAAAGTCCGTGTAGTCAGCATGCCATCTACAGATGTCTTTGATAAACAAGATGCAGCATACAAGGAAGAAATTCTTCCAAATGCAGTTCGCCGTCGTGTTGCAGTCGAAATGGGTGCAACTCAAAACTGGTACAAATATGTTGGACTAGATGGTGCTGTTCTTGGTATTGATACCTTCGGAGCCTCTGCCCCAGCACCAAAAGTATTGGCAGAATATGGCTTTACTGTCGAAAATCTAGTAAAAGTCGTTCAAAACTTGAAATAA
- the yajC gene encoding preprotein translocase subunit YajC yields the protein MNPNYTFLIMLALMVGLMFFTQRSQKKQAQKRMESLNKLQKGYEVITIGGLYGTVDEVDTEKGTIVLDVDGVYLTFELAAIKTVLPLKETASLEGAIEK from the coding sequence ATGAATCCAAATTATACATTTTTAATCATGCTAGCCCTTATGGTGGGTTTGATGTTCTTTACGCAACGCTCTCAAAAGAAACAAGCACAAAAACGTATGGAAAGCTTGAATAAACTACAAAAAGGCTATGAAGTTATTACAATCGGTGGACTTTATGGAACAGTCGATGAAGTGGATACGGAGAAGGGAACAATAGTTCTTGACGTAGATGGAGTTTACTTGACTTTTGAACTAGCTGCTATTAAGACAGTATTACCGCTGAAAGAAACAGCTTCACTAGAAGGCGCAATTGAAAAATAA
- a CDS encoding low molecular weight protein-tyrosine-phosphatase → MKKLVFVCLGNICRSPMAEFVMKSMTDNYEIQSRATSSWEHGNPIHKGTQGIFQEYEIPYDKAKTSLQISKEDFESFDYIIGMDASNVSDLRQMCPVDCQDKIYSFASESVPDPWYTGDFEETYRRVQEGCQVWLERLEKESEDGKS, encoded by the coding sequence ATGAAAAAATTAGTCTTTGTCTGTCTGGGGAATATTTGCCGCAGTCCTATGGCTGAGTTTGTGATGAAATCAATGACAGATAACTACGAAATCCAAAGTCGAGCAACGTCCTCTTGGGAACATGGCAATCCGATTCATAAGGGAACTCAAGGGATTTTTCAAGAGTATGAGATTCCTTATGACAAAGCCAAAACATCGCTTCAGATTAGTAAGGAAGATTTTGAATCCTTTGATTATATTATCGGAATGGACGCTTCAAATGTTTCTGACCTACGTCAGATGTGTCCAGTAGACTGTCAAGATAAGATTTACTCATTTGCATCTGAAAGTGTTCCAGACCCTTGGTATACAGGAGATTTTGAGGAAACCTATCGACGTGTTCAAGAGGGTTGTCAAGTTTGGCTAGAACGTTTAGAAAAGGAGAGTGAAGATGGAAAATCTTAA